ACTGGGTTGTCACTGCTGCTCACTGCCGTGTGTCGTAAGTAAATTTGCCATGCCCCACACTGACATGAGAAAAATTCCAACATTGCCATCTCTCCAATCActgctctgtctctttttaTTCTCTCCAGTGCTCAAACCCACCGTGTGATCCTAGGAGAACATGATCGTCAGTCCAACAGCGAGCAAATTCAGGTCAAGTCCATTTCCAGGGTAAGCAACACCATAACACataaaaaactttctttttaataaaatttttatattttacttaaaGTAGCCAGTTCCTGAGTATATGTGTCATTGCAAATTTGCATTATATTGGCCTATGATTTATGCCCACCTCTCCATCCAGGCCATCACTCACCCCTACTACAACACCCAGAACTTCAACAATGACATCACCCTTCTGAAGCTGTCCTCCCCAGTTCAGATGACATCCcgtgtgtctcctgtgtgccTGGCCTCCTCCAGCACCAACATCCCCGCTGGAACCAGATGTGTCACCACTGGGTGGGGCAAGACCGGCCAAACCTGTGAGTCAGCGATTGCTTTCAAGTTTTACACACAGAGTATATTTACAAACAGACTTATGAACTGCTCCATTTCCACAAaggaaaaaatatcaaaatatcaaaaaaatatatataaacatccACTAAGAAAGATGTAAAAGATGTATTTGGGCAGCAAGCCTGATCCTCATTTCCTTTTCAGCAACCCCCCGCTACCTCCAGCAGACTGCCCTGCCTCTGCTCAGCCCTGCTCAGTGCAAGCAGCACTGGGGTAACAAAATCTCTGATGCCATGATCTGTGCTGGTGCTTCTGGAGTGTCCTCCTGTCAGGTAACACCCTTTCAATGCCTAAAATACACATTTGTAAGAAAAATAAGTAATTCAAAACAACAATCAGCTGCAAGTCAGTTATAAACCAATTTCTCATGATATACTAATTAAATTTGATACATTTGCAAATGACAAGTAATTTGTTGATATATCACAAATGTAGGACATGTTTAATGTGtaaattataatgtgttgatttattattaataaactgtgaatATAACAATGTATTTGGAATTAATTACTTAAAGATTTCAAATATTATaccccaaaaaaaatccaaattgaTAATGGATATTCACAGAATACATAAGAGCAGTTTTTACTGTCTGAGCCATTTATAGATTTAGCAAACAAACTGGTAACACATATTAATTCATCATTAACTAATGGGTTGTAAGAAACATAATGAAAGTGTAACTGAAAAGGGTTCTATCTTGTTTTCTTGCTGTTACTTACTATTCTTGCTGCATGTTTTCCTGTTTTTGAATTGATGTAACACTGATTGCAGGCCAGCCAACATCCTGTTAAAAGCTGTACAGAACACCAATTTACCTCAATGCATCACTATCAAGCACTTGGTCCAAGATTTCATTCTATTACGTGACTCAATGCATGCTCCTAAAAGCCAATTAAGAATAATCATATTTGTCTCATTACAGGGTGACTCTGGTGGCCCTCTGGTCTGTCAGAACAGTGGAGTGTGGTCCCTTGTGGGTATTGTGTCCTGGGGAACACCTAACTGCAACGTGTACAGCCCTGCTGTGTATTCACGTGTGTCCTACCTGCGCAGCTGGGTCGACCAGACTGTTGCT
The DNA window shown above is from Perca fluviatilis chromosome 7, GENO_Pfluv_1.0, whole genome shotgun sequence and carries:
- the LOC120562797 gene encoding chymotrypsin-like protease CTRL-1 → MAMFLLVSCFALVASALGCGVPAIKPQVSGYNKIVNGQNAVSGSWPWQVSLQDGRGFHFCGGSLINQYWVVTAAHCRVSAQTHRVILGEHDRQSNSEQIQVKSISRAITHPYYNTQNFNNDITLLKLSSPVQMTSRVSPVCLASSSTNIPAGTRCVTTGWGKTGQTSTPRYLQQTALPLLSPAQCKQHWGNKISDAMICAGASGVSSCQGDSGGPLVCQNSGVWSLVGIVSWGTPNCNVYSPAVYSRVSYLRSWVDQTVASN